Proteins from a genomic interval of Rosa chinensis cultivar Old Blush chromosome 2, RchiOBHm-V2, whole genome shotgun sequence:
- the LOC112187641 gene encoding ubiquitin carboxyl-terminal hydrolase 17 isoform X2: MPALGMLGFQGLLFGVVLAAFFVIRHKWRNAVAKKEEIMRLVAMASEEAAMAEFQATTAMYAAAPPVVVAPVTSPFHCAVCYSQTTMRCSKCKSVRYCSGKCQIIHWRQGHKDECRPSIGTMEVQHNSDIDEEAVLHRGIGAHTSATSPSTISWDGFTSSGTGADTSSGEILNHVSVDRAEKPLFDGTAPDLLGNMSEYTNLVNCRDNFSPANKLVKMKSSHNDKEVESESKLAKAKIDMSADAQPANFAGKKPTRRGTSIEKVVTDAFKSKRLSTSDREDERKEGPLSNSGSNGRPSSTTGGLLDSSYRSEKVDGYHALPAKIGSTPSLPQNACNGLKTSMKKVVQQFKSSKQLKSNLSGPENGIAGKFKVIFPYELFVKLYSYNNVDLCPFGLTNCGNSCYANAVLQCLAFTQPLTSYLLQGLHSRACQKKDWCFICEFEILLLKAREGKSSLSPIRILSRIHKIGSHLGHGKEEDAHEFLRYAVDTMQSVCLKEAGAIGPLAEQTTLVGMTFGGHLRSKIKCMKCLGKTEQFERMMDLTVEIDGAIGTLEEALAQFTATETLDGDNRFHCNRCKSYEKARKKLTVLEAPNILTIVLKRFQSRNFEKLDKSVRFPEVLNLSPYMDRTSDKSPLYNLYAVIVHLDIMNAAYSGHYICYVKNSQGNWFKINDSSVEPVELKRVLSEGAYMLLYARRSPRPPPLVGSNALSHAGTSNRRNSEAVPSSLTKSKLRYTVPSMNSSAAQPKSSREWYRMSFDGSSNQSLDPDDWRSHSMYRVPAMDSLSESSSIFSSSDASSCSTVSTKDSSSNEDLSDYIFGQVGTNPYSQFRRSSDVVAPSLFPNFDVDMKGRTADSEGGGNSTILCSDRSRHRRKSTSD, encoded by the exons aTGCCGGCCCTCGGAATGCTAGGGTTTCAGGGGCTTCTGTTTGGGGTCGTTTTGGCGGCGTTCTTTGTGATTCGCCACAAGTGGAGGAATGCGGTGGCGAAGAAGGAGGAGATCATGAGGCTTGTGGCTATGGCTTCCGAGGAGGCCGCAATGGCCGAGTTTCAGGCCACCACGGCTATGTATGCTGCTGCTCCTCCGGTGGTGGTGGCGCCGGTGACCAGTCCGTTTCACTGTGCTGTATGTTATTCCCAAACCACCATGCGGTGCTCGAAATGCAAGAGTGTTAGATACTG TTCTGGGAAGTGTCAAATCATTCACTGGAGACAAGGTCACAAGGACGAATGCCGACCTTCGATTGGCACCATGGAGGTGCAACACAACAGTGATATAGACGAGGAAGCGGTGCTTCATC GTGGAATAGGTGCACATACCAGTGCAACCTCACCCAGTACTATATCATGGGATGGCTTCACTTCATCTGGTACTGGAGCTGACACCTCTTCGGGTGAGATTCTTAATCATGTCAGTGTTGACAGAGCAGAGAAACCTCTTTTTGATGGTACTGCTCCTGATCTACTTGGAAATATGTCAGAGTATACTAATTTGGTAAATTGTCGAGATAACTTTTCACCTGCAAATAAGTTAGTTAAGATGAAATCCAGTCACAATGATAAAGAGGTAGAATCTGAATCAAAATTGGCCAAAGCTAAGATAGACATGTCTGCTGATGCTCAGCCTGCAAATTTTGCTGGTAAAAAGCCAACTAGAAGGGGTACTTCAATAGAAAAGGTAGTTACTGATGCCTTTAAGTCCAAGAGGTTGTCAACTAGTGACAGGGAAGATGAGCGTAAAGAGGGACCTTTATCAAATAGTGGTTCTAATGGCCGGCCATCTTCAACCACTGGAGGGTTACTGGATTCCAGTTATAGATCTGAAAAAGTTGACGGTTATCATGCCTTGCCTGCCAAAATTGGTAGTACCCCAAGCTTGCCGCAAAATGCTTGTAATGGTCTGAAGACATCCATGAAGAAAGTTGTGCAGCAGTTTAAATCCTCAAAACAGCTGAAATCCAATCTCTCAGGTCCTGAAAATGGGATTGCTGGAAAGTTCAAG GTAATATTTCCATATGAGCTATTTGTGAAACTGTACTCCTACAACAATGTGGATCTTTGCCCATTTGGCCTGACAAATTGTGGGAACAG CTGTTATGCTAATGCTGTGCTACAGTGTTTAGCATTTACTCAGCCTCTTACTTCGTATCTTCTTCAAGGACTCCATTCTAGAGCAT GTCAAAAAAAGGACTGGTGCTTTATATGTGAATTTGAAATTCTGCTCCTGAAGGCAAGGGAAGGGAAGTCTTCACTGTCCCCGATTAGGATCTTATCCAGAATACATAAAATTGGAAGCCATCTTGGTCATGGGAAGGAAGAAGATGCTCATGAGTTTTTGAG GTATGCAGTTGATACGATGCAATCTGTTTGCCTCAAGGAAGCTGGGGCTATTGGTCCTTTGGCAGAACAAACAACTCTAGTAGGCATGACCTTTGGAGGTCACCTTCGATCCAAG ATAAAGTGCATGAAGTGCCTCGGGAAAACTGAGCAATTTGAGCGGATGATGGATCTTACTGTCGAAATTGATGGGGCAATTGGAACTCTGGAAGAGGCTCTTGCACAATTTACTGCTACTGAAACTTTGGACGGAGATAATAGGTTCCATTGTAACAG GTGTAAATCTTATGAGAAAGCCAGAAAGAAACTTACAGTTCTAGAGGCACCAAATATTCTTACAATAGTGTTGAAGCGATTTCAG TCTCGAAACTTCGAGAAGCTGGATAAGTCAGTACGTTTTCCAGAGGTTCTCAACTTGTCACCATACATGGACAGAACAAGTGATAAATCTCCTTTGTACAATCTTTATGCCGTCATTGTTCATCTGGATATTATGAATGCTGCATATTCAGGCCATTATATATGTTATGTAAAGAATAGTCAAGGCAACTGGTTCAAGATTAATGACAGCTCG GTTGAACCCGTGGAATTAAAGAGGGTCTTATCTGAAGGCGCATACATGCTTCTTTATGCAAG GCGCTCTCCGCGACCCCCACCCTTGGTAGGAAGTAACGCCCTTTCTCATGCTGGGACATCCAATAGAAGGAACTCGGAAGCAGTCCCTTCAAGCCTTACCAAGTCCAAGTTGAGATACACGGTTCCAAGTATGAATAGTTCTGCAGCACAACCAAAGTCTAGTAGAGAGTGGTACAGGATGAGTTTTGATGGTTCAAGCAATCAATCATTAGATCCAGATGATTGGAGATCTCATTCCATGTACAGAGTTCCTGCTATGGATTCATTAAGTGAGAGTTCATCGATTTTCAGCTCCTCGGATGCAAGTTCTTGTAGCACCGTGAGCACCAAGGACTCCTCCAGCAATGAAGATCTCTCTGATTACATATTTGGTCAAGTAGGAACAAATCCGTACAGCCAATTCAGGCGTTCATCAGACGTGGTTGCACCTTCCTTGTTTCCAAACTTTGATGTAGATATGAAAGGCCGTACAGCGGACTCAGAAGGCGGAGGAAACTCCACAATTTTGTGTAGTGACAGAAGTAGACATCGCAGGAAGTCAACCTCAGATTAA
- the LOC112187641 gene encoding ubiquitin carboxyl-terminal hydrolase 17 isoform X1 produces MPALGMLGFQGLLFGVVLAAFFVIRHKWRNAVAKKEEIMRLVAMASEEAAMAEFQATTAMYAAAPPVVVAPVTSPFHCAVCYSQTTMRCSKCKSVRYCSGKCQIIHWRQGHKDECRPSIGTMEVQHNSDIDEEAVLHRGGIGAHTSATSPSTISWDGFTSSGTGADTSSGEILNHVSVDRAEKPLFDGTAPDLLGNMSEYTNLVNCRDNFSPANKLVKMKSSHNDKEVESESKLAKAKIDMSADAQPANFAGKKPTRRGTSIEKVVTDAFKSKRLSTSDREDERKEGPLSNSGSNGRPSSTTGGLLDSSYRSEKVDGYHALPAKIGSTPSLPQNACNGLKTSMKKVVQQFKSSKQLKSNLSGPENGIAGKFKVIFPYELFVKLYSYNNVDLCPFGLTNCGNSCYANAVLQCLAFTQPLTSYLLQGLHSRACQKKDWCFICEFEILLLKAREGKSSLSPIRILSRIHKIGSHLGHGKEEDAHEFLRYAVDTMQSVCLKEAGAIGPLAEQTTLVGMTFGGHLRSKIKCMKCLGKTEQFERMMDLTVEIDGAIGTLEEALAQFTATETLDGDNRFHCNRCKSYEKARKKLTVLEAPNILTIVLKRFQSRNFEKLDKSVRFPEVLNLSPYMDRTSDKSPLYNLYAVIVHLDIMNAAYSGHYICYVKNSQGNWFKINDSSVEPVELKRVLSEGAYMLLYARRSPRPPPLVGSNALSHAGTSNRRNSEAVPSSLTKSKLRYTVPSMNSSAAQPKSSREWYRMSFDGSSNQSLDPDDWRSHSMYRVPAMDSLSESSSIFSSSDASSCSTVSTKDSSSNEDLSDYIFGQVGTNPYSQFRRSSDVVAPSLFPNFDVDMKGRTADSEGGGNSTILCSDRSRHRRKSTSD; encoded by the exons aTGCCGGCCCTCGGAATGCTAGGGTTTCAGGGGCTTCTGTTTGGGGTCGTTTTGGCGGCGTTCTTTGTGATTCGCCACAAGTGGAGGAATGCGGTGGCGAAGAAGGAGGAGATCATGAGGCTTGTGGCTATGGCTTCCGAGGAGGCCGCAATGGCCGAGTTTCAGGCCACCACGGCTATGTATGCTGCTGCTCCTCCGGTGGTGGTGGCGCCGGTGACCAGTCCGTTTCACTGTGCTGTATGTTATTCCCAAACCACCATGCGGTGCTCGAAATGCAAGAGTGTTAGATACTG TTCTGGGAAGTGTCAAATCATTCACTGGAGACAAGGTCACAAGGACGAATGCCGACCTTCGATTGGCACCATGGAGGTGCAACACAACAGTGATATAGACGAGGAAGCGGTGCTTCATCGTG GTGGAATAGGTGCACATACCAGTGCAACCTCACCCAGTACTATATCATGGGATGGCTTCACTTCATCTGGTACTGGAGCTGACACCTCTTCGGGTGAGATTCTTAATCATGTCAGTGTTGACAGAGCAGAGAAACCTCTTTTTGATGGTACTGCTCCTGATCTACTTGGAAATATGTCAGAGTATACTAATTTGGTAAATTGTCGAGATAACTTTTCACCTGCAAATAAGTTAGTTAAGATGAAATCCAGTCACAATGATAAAGAGGTAGAATCTGAATCAAAATTGGCCAAAGCTAAGATAGACATGTCTGCTGATGCTCAGCCTGCAAATTTTGCTGGTAAAAAGCCAACTAGAAGGGGTACTTCAATAGAAAAGGTAGTTACTGATGCCTTTAAGTCCAAGAGGTTGTCAACTAGTGACAGGGAAGATGAGCGTAAAGAGGGACCTTTATCAAATAGTGGTTCTAATGGCCGGCCATCTTCAACCACTGGAGGGTTACTGGATTCCAGTTATAGATCTGAAAAAGTTGACGGTTATCATGCCTTGCCTGCCAAAATTGGTAGTACCCCAAGCTTGCCGCAAAATGCTTGTAATGGTCTGAAGACATCCATGAAGAAAGTTGTGCAGCAGTTTAAATCCTCAAAACAGCTGAAATCCAATCTCTCAGGTCCTGAAAATGGGATTGCTGGAAAGTTCAAG GTAATATTTCCATATGAGCTATTTGTGAAACTGTACTCCTACAACAATGTGGATCTTTGCCCATTTGGCCTGACAAATTGTGGGAACAG CTGTTATGCTAATGCTGTGCTACAGTGTTTAGCATTTACTCAGCCTCTTACTTCGTATCTTCTTCAAGGACTCCATTCTAGAGCAT GTCAAAAAAAGGACTGGTGCTTTATATGTGAATTTGAAATTCTGCTCCTGAAGGCAAGGGAAGGGAAGTCTTCACTGTCCCCGATTAGGATCTTATCCAGAATACATAAAATTGGAAGCCATCTTGGTCATGGGAAGGAAGAAGATGCTCATGAGTTTTTGAG GTATGCAGTTGATACGATGCAATCTGTTTGCCTCAAGGAAGCTGGGGCTATTGGTCCTTTGGCAGAACAAACAACTCTAGTAGGCATGACCTTTGGAGGTCACCTTCGATCCAAG ATAAAGTGCATGAAGTGCCTCGGGAAAACTGAGCAATTTGAGCGGATGATGGATCTTACTGTCGAAATTGATGGGGCAATTGGAACTCTGGAAGAGGCTCTTGCACAATTTACTGCTACTGAAACTTTGGACGGAGATAATAGGTTCCATTGTAACAG GTGTAAATCTTATGAGAAAGCCAGAAAGAAACTTACAGTTCTAGAGGCACCAAATATTCTTACAATAGTGTTGAAGCGATTTCAG TCTCGAAACTTCGAGAAGCTGGATAAGTCAGTACGTTTTCCAGAGGTTCTCAACTTGTCACCATACATGGACAGAACAAGTGATAAATCTCCTTTGTACAATCTTTATGCCGTCATTGTTCATCTGGATATTATGAATGCTGCATATTCAGGCCATTATATATGTTATGTAAAGAATAGTCAAGGCAACTGGTTCAAGATTAATGACAGCTCG GTTGAACCCGTGGAATTAAAGAGGGTCTTATCTGAAGGCGCATACATGCTTCTTTATGCAAG GCGCTCTCCGCGACCCCCACCCTTGGTAGGAAGTAACGCCCTTTCTCATGCTGGGACATCCAATAGAAGGAACTCGGAAGCAGTCCCTTCAAGCCTTACCAAGTCCAAGTTGAGATACACGGTTCCAAGTATGAATAGTTCTGCAGCACAACCAAAGTCTAGTAGAGAGTGGTACAGGATGAGTTTTGATGGTTCAAGCAATCAATCATTAGATCCAGATGATTGGAGATCTCATTCCATGTACAGAGTTCCTGCTATGGATTCATTAAGTGAGAGTTCATCGATTTTCAGCTCCTCGGATGCAAGTTCTTGTAGCACCGTGAGCACCAAGGACTCCTCCAGCAATGAAGATCTCTCTGATTACATATTTGGTCAAGTAGGAACAAATCCGTACAGCCAATTCAGGCGTTCATCAGACGTGGTTGCACCTTCCTTGTTTCCAAACTTTGATGTAGATATGAAAGGCCGTACAGCGGACTCAGAAGGCGGAGGAAACTCCACAATTTTGTGTAGTGACAGAAGTAGACATCGCAGGAAGTCAACCTCAGATTAA